The following are encoded in a window of Polynucleobacter sp. AP-Kolm-20A-A1 genomic DNA:
- a CDS encoding SDR family oxidoreductase: MTMNASKTKVALVTGAGTGIGKAAANSLLKGGYKVVLTGRNLDRLQQAISDIGGNENNCLAVACDVGKPEEVKRLFVQLKTKFGRIDVLFNNAGMGAPAIPMEDLTYEQWMNVVNANLCGAFLCSQEAIRMMKAQSPQGGRIINNGSISAHAPRPMSAPYTATKHAISGLTKTIALDGRPFNIACGQIDIGNAATEMTERMAAGIMQADQSIKVEPRMDVNHVGEAVLHMAQLPLESNILSMTIMATNMPFVGRG, from the coding sequence ATAACAATGAATGCAAGCAAAACAAAAGTGGCTCTGGTTACCGGCGCTGGCACCGGAATCGGCAAAGCGGCCGCAAATTCACTCCTTAAAGGGGGCTACAAAGTCGTTTTGACTGGACGCAATTTAGATCGACTTCAACAAGCAATCAGCGACATTGGTGGCAATGAAAACAATTGTCTGGCGGTAGCCTGCGATGTTGGCAAGCCCGAGGAAGTCAAAAGACTATTTGTGCAGCTAAAGACTAAATTTGGCAGGATCGATGTACTCTTTAATAATGCCGGAATGGGGGCGCCCGCGATCCCGATGGAAGACTTAACATACGAACAATGGATGAATGTTGTTAACGCCAATCTCTGCGGTGCGTTTCTTTGCTCACAAGAAGCAATTCGCATGATGAAGGCGCAATCACCTCAGGGCGGCAGAATTATTAACAATGGGTCAATTTCAGCACATGCACCAAGACCGATGTCTGCCCCGTATACAGCAACTAAGCATGCTATTAGCGGCTTAACCAAAACAATCGCATTAGATGGACGTCCATTCAATATTGCATGTGGTCAGATTGATATTGGCAATGCCGCTACTGAAATGACCGAGCGCATGGCGGCTGGCATCATGCAGGCAGATCAATCCATCAAGGTTGAGCCTCGCATGGATGTTAATCATGTGGGAGAAGCAGTTCTTCATATGGCCCAACTACCACTTGAGAGCAACATACTCTCAATGACCATTATGGCGACCAATATGCCTTTTGTAGGCAGAGGCTAA